In the genome of Paroceanicella profunda, one region contains:
- a CDS encoding ABC transporter substrate-binding protein → MTIKTRFLAATAITLALAGGASAKTLVYCSEGSPEGFDPAPYTAGTTFDASSQPVYNRLVEFENGTTEVIPGLAESWDVSDDGLQYTFHLRQGVKFQTIDGFTPSRDFNADDVLFSFNRQKDADNPWHEYTAGIVYEYFDAMDMSTLIDSIEKVDDHTVTFKLTRPEAPFLANLAMDFASILSEEYADTLDKEGRKEDLNQIPVGTGPFQFVAYQKDAVIRYHANPDYWRGKQPIDDLIFAITTDPAVRMQKLMAGECQIMPYPSPADVEALQADDAITVMEQPGLNVAYLAYNTLKAPFDKPEVRRALNMAMNKQAIIDAVFQGTGVVAKNPIPPTMWSYNDAVQDDPYDPDAAKKMLEDAGVSDLSMKVWAMPVQRPYMPNARRTAELIQADFAKVGVTVEIVSYEWGEYLKKSSDKERDGAVILGWTGDNGDPDNFLGVLLGCAAVGGSNRANWCDEDFNDLIERARKTADTAERTALYEEAQLRFKDQAPWATLAHSTVFMPMASKVTGYKMNPLGLHRFDGVDIAE, encoded by the coding sequence ATGACAATCAAGACGCGGTTCCTGGCCGCCACGGCGATCACGCTGGCGCTGGCCGGCGGGGCCTCCGCCAAAACCCTGGTGTACTGTTCGGAAGGCTCCCCCGAGGGCTTCGACCCGGCGCCCTACACCGCCGGCACCACCTTCGACGCCTCCTCCCAGCCGGTGTACAACCGCCTGGTCGAGTTCGAGAACGGCACCACCGAGGTGATCCCCGGCCTTGCCGAGAGCTGGGACGTCTCCGACGACGGGCTGCAGTATACCTTCCACCTCCGCCAGGGCGTGAAGTTCCAGACCATCGACGGCTTCACCCCCAGCCGCGATTTCAATGCCGATGACGTGCTGTTCTCCTTCAACCGCCAGAAGGACGCCGACAACCCCTGGCACGAGTACACCGCCGGCATCGTCTACGAGTATTTCGACGCGATGGACATGAGCACGCTCATCGACAGCATCGAGAAGGTCGACGATCACACGGTGACCTTCAAGCTCACCCGCCCCGAGGCGCCCTTCCTCGCCAACCTCGCGATGGATTTCGCCTCCATCCTCTCCGAGGAATACGCCGACACGCTGGACAAGGAAGGCCGCAAGGAGGACCTGAACCAGATTCCCGTCGGCACCGGCCCGTTCCAGTTCGTCGCCTACCAGAAGGACGCGGTGATCCGCTACCACGCGAACCCGGACTACTGGCGCGGCAAGCAGCCGATCGACGACCTGATCTTCGCCATCACCACCGATCCCGCCGTGCGCATGCAGAAGCTCATGGCCGGCGAATGCCAGATCATGCCCTACCCGTCGCCGGCCGACGTGGAAGCGCTGCAGGCCGACGACGCGATCACCGTGATGGAGCAGCCGGGCCTCAACGTGGCCTATCTCGCCTACAACACCCTGAAGGCGCCGTTCGACAAGCCCGAGGTGCGCCGCGCCCTCAACATGGCGATGAACAAGCAGGCGATCATCGACGCGGTGTTCCAGGGCACCGGCGTGGTGGCCAAGAACCCGATCCCGCCCACGATGTGGAGCTACAACGACGCGGTCCAGGACGACCCCTACGACCCGGACGCGGCGAAGAAGATGCTTGAGGATGCAGGCGTGAGCGACCTGTCCATGAAGGTCTGGGCCATGCCGGTGCAGCGCCCCTACATGCCCAACGCGCGCCGCACGGCCGAGCTCATCCAGGCGGATTTCGCCAAGGTGGGCGTGACCGTGGAGATCGTGTCCTACGAGTGGGGCGAGTACCTGAAGAAATCCTCCGACAAGGAGCGTGACGGTGCCGTGATCCTCGGCTGGACCGGCGACAACGGCGACCCGGACAACTTCCTGGGCGTGCTGCTGGGCTGTGCGGCCGTGGGCGGCTCGAACCGCGCCAACTGGTGCGACGAGGACTTCAACGACCTCATCGAGCGCGCCCGCAAGACCGCCGATACCGCCGAGCGCACCGCGCTCTACGAGGAGGCGCAGCTCCGCTTCAAGGACCAGGCGCCCTGGGCGACCCTGGCCCATTCCACCGTCTTCATGCCGATGGCCTCCAAGGTGACCGGCTACAAGATGAACCCGCTCGGCCTCCACCGTTTCGACGGTGTTGACATCGCCGAGTGA
- a CDS encoding replication initiation protein — protein sequence MADVDIPRDRLSGPLRRGSVRKNVAAIHISGKLTLLQRKLSNVLLLNAYDELITRATHSIDARTLCMMVGYNSNDMDTLREALRSLVETVAEWDMLDAKGRQEWGVSSMLAHARLRGGVCDYAYSPALAEKLHDPKVFALINLNIQRRFTSGHGLALYENCYRFTRTGSTGWWPLELFRRLMGVDGSSYYESFKHLNAKIIKPAVAEVNRTSNIVVTPEFEKRGRSITGIRFLIRENPQLAMFDIDDDEGVRTSQVYRQLVDRGVGDRLARQWIAEHGAAYVAEKLAYVAGRRGVAAPVRYLSAAIAGDYKAPEAVPAPAPSPEAGEAARLRAEADLAERRRAEARDAEKAARAARFRAVEAVASRRNPTQRDADRRLFLGRLDDELDREDFRRFGWSSALNARAIFAFWEELEPDIFAAQPGN from the coding sequence ATGGCGGATGTCGATATCCCGCGCGACAGGCTGTCCGGGCCGCTGCGGCGCGGCTCGGTCAGGAAGAACGTGGCGGCGATCCACATCTCCGGCAAGCTTACGCTGCTGCAGCGCAAGCTGTCGAACGTGCTGCTGCTCAATGCCTATGACGAACTGATCACCCGCGCCACCCACAGCATCGACGCCCGCACCCTGTGCATGATGGTGGGCTACAATTCCAACGACATGGACACGCTGCGCGAGGCCCTGCGCTCTCTGGTGGAGACGGTGGCGGAATGGGACATGCTGGATGCGAAGGGCCGGCAGGAATGGGGCGTGTCCTCCATGCTCGCCCATGCCCGGCTGCGCGGCGGGGTGTGCGACTATGCCTATTCGCCGGCGCTGGCGGAGAAGCTGCATGACCCGAAGGTCTTCGCGCTGATCAACCTCAACATCCAGCGGCGGTTCACCTCCGGGCACGGGCTGGCGCTGTACGAGAACTGCTACCGTTTCACGCGCACGGGCTCCACCGGCTGGTGGCCGCTGGAGCTGTTCCGCCGGCTGATGGGCGTCGACGGCTCCAGCTATTACGAGAGCTTCAAGCATCTCAACGCCAAGATCATCAAGCCGGCGGTGGCCGAGGTGAACCGCACCTCCAACATCGTGGTGACGCCCGAGTTCGAGAAGCGCGGGCGTTCCATCACCGGCATCCGCTTCCTGATCCGCGAGAACCCGCAGCTGGCGATGTTCGACATCGATGACGATGAGGGGGTGCGGACCAGCCAGGTCTATCGCCAGCTCGTGGACCGCGGGGTGGGAGACCGGCTGGCCCGGCAGTGGATTGCCGAGCACGGGGCGGCCTATGTCGCGGAGAAGCTCGCCTACGTGGCCGGACGGCGCGGCGTGGCGGCGCCGGTGCGCTATCTCTCCGCCGCCATCGCGGGGGATTACAAGGCGCCCGAGGCGGTGCCCGCGCCTGCGCCGTCGCCCGAGGCCGGCGAAGCGGCGCGGCTGCGCGCGGAGGCCGATCTTGCCGAGCGCCGCCGGGCCGAGGCCCGCGACGCGGAGAAGGCCGCCCGCGCCGCGCGCTTCCGCGCCGTGGAAGCGGTGGCGTCGCGGCGCAACCCCACCCAGCGCGATGCGGACCGCCGGCTGTTCCTGGGCCGGCTGGACGACGAGCTGGACCGCGAGGATTTCCGGCGCTTCGGCTGGTCCTCGGCGCTGAACGCCCGGGCGATCTTCGCCTTCTGGGAAGAGTTGGAGCCGGACATCTTCGCCGCGCAGCCCGGGAACTGA
- a CDS encoding ABC transporter permease subunit, translating to MLRFLLSKLAVLVPTFLGITIVAFGFVRVLPGDPVLLMAGERGLSPERYQQLLHQLGFDRPLWEQYLGYLAGLFQGDLGTSLVTKKPVLTEFMALFPATVELGLCAMLLATIVGIPLGVFAAIRRGSWFDQVSMGTALVGYSMPIFWWGLLLIILFSGILQWTPVSGRISLLYFFPPVTGFMLIDSLLSGQSGAFASAVSHLILPTIVLATIPMAVIARQSRSAMLEVLSEDYVRTARAKGMSPWRVVNVHALRNALIPVITTIGLQVGVVLAGAILTETIFSWPGIGKWMVDSIFRRDYPVVQGGLLLIAAVVMIVNLLVDLLYGLINPRIRHK from the coding sequence ATGCTCAGATTCCTCCTGTCCAAGCTCGCGGTGCTGGTGCCCACCTTTCTCGGGATCACCATCGTGGCCTTCGGTTTCGTCCGCGTGCTGCCCGGAGACCCGGTGCTGCTGATGGCCGGCGAACGCGGCCTCTCCCCCGAGCGCTACCAGCAGCTCCTGCACCAGCTCGGCTTCGACCGCCCGCTGTGGGAGCAGTATCTGGGCTATCTCGCCGGGCTGTTCCAGGGGGACCTGGGCACCTCGCTCGTCACCAAGAAGCCGGTGCTGACCGAGTTCATGGCCCTGTTCCCCGCCACGGTGGAGCTCGGCCTCTGCGCCATGCTGCTCGCCACCATCGTGGGCATCCCGCTCGGTGTCTTCGCCGCCATCCGGCGCGGCTCCTGGTTCGACCAGGTGTCGATGGGCACGGCGCTGGTGGGCTACTCCATGCCGATCTTCTGGTGGGGGCTGCTGCTCATCATCCTGTTCTCCGGCATCCTGCAGTGGACTCCGGTCTCGGGCCGCATCTCGCTGCTCTACTTCTTCCCGCCGGTCACCGGCTTCATGCTGATCGACAGCCTGCTCTCCGGGCAGAGCGGCGCCTTCGCCTCCGCTGTCTCGCATCTCATCCTGCCGACCATCGTGCTCGCCACCATCCCCATGGCGGTGATCGCGCGCCAGTCGCGCTCGGCGATGCTCGAGGTGCTGAGCGAGGATTACGTGCGCACCGCCCGCGCCAAGGGCATGAGCCCCTGGCGGGTGGTGAACGTGCACGCGCTGCGCAACGCGCTCATCCCCGTCATCACCACCATCGGCCTGCAGGTGGGCGTGGTGCTGGCCGGCGCCATCCTCACCGAGACCATCTTCTCATGGCCGGGCATCGGGAAATGGATGGTCGATTCCATCTTCCGGCGCGACTACCCGGTGGTGCAGGGCGGCCTGCTGCTCATCGCCGCCGTGGTCATGATCGTGAACCTGCTCGTCGATCTGCTCTACGGGCTGATCAACCCCCGCATCCGGCACAAGTGA
- a CDS encoding AAA family ATPase, producing the protein MSRKPESTTPPYFNIDPEKSAGKIGQPVTTARFAKVAAFCSKGREDLARRGHAPEGKKRLRRFSAWEVTRFLIPVAPAHLRRVLRSNPELPQGEGEGGSKWFTLEEVLTLRDHFAKEGVATKEYRPWRPEGLPAKIVAVANFKGGVGKTSTAAHLAMSAALDGYKVLVIDLDSQGSMTSIFGGQVEDEWKTVFPLIAKDYAKAVEAENRVRAARGDTPLPLDETLTEALTVSSRNLIQKTHWPNIDLIGAQLNLYWAEFQIPVWRMGLRSWPLWDALGNFLNDEGVLDAYDVIFLDTPPALGYLTINALAAADILLVPLGASFLEFDSTGRFFDMLYSTFASIEEGENSQRRMLGIEEVQFEWDVVRAVITRFDASQQTDLANVIHAYIGDFMNAYRQEFTALVGQAGESVNGIYEADYREFNRETYLRGREAFDRTYAEFKELLLGAWWRDQQMAKQDAEKEAGHGKA; encoded by the coding sequence ATGAGCAGGAAACCCGAATCCACCACACCGCCCTATTTCAACATCGACCCGGAGAAGTCCGCGGGCAAGATCGGCCAGCCGGTCACCACCGCCCGATTCGCCAAGGTCGCCGCCTTCTGCAGCAAGGGTAGGGAGGATCTTGCCCGACGCGGCCACGCACCGGAAGGCAAGAAACGCCTGCGCCGCTTTTCCGCCTGGGAGGTGACGCGGTTCCTCATCCCGGTGGCACCGGCGCATCTGCGCCGGGTGCTGAGGTCCAATCCCGAACTGCCGCAGGGAGAGGGTGAGGGCGGCAGCAAGTGGTTCACGCTGGAGGAGGTGCTCACCCTGCGGGATCACTTCGCCAAGGAGGGGGTGGCCACCAAGGAATACCGGCCGTGGCGCCCGGAGGGGCTGCCCGCGAAGATCGTCGCCGTAGCGAATTTCAAGGGCGGGGTCGGCAAGACCTCCACTGCCGCGCACCTGGCCATGTCCGCCGCGCTGGACGGCTACAAGGTGCTGGTGATCGATCTCGACAGCCAGGGCTCCATGACCTCGATCTTCGGGGGGCAAGTGGAGGATGAATGGAAGACGGTGTTCCCGCTCATCGCGAAGGATTACGCGAAGGCGGTGGAGGCGGAAAACCGGGTGCGCGCCGCGCGTGGCGACACCCCCCTGCCCCTTGACGAAACCCTCACCGAGGCGCTGACGGTTTCGTCGCGAAACCTGATCCAGAAGACGCATTGGCCGAATATCGACCTCATCGGTGCGCAGCTCAACCTCTACTGGGCGGAGTTCCAGATTCCCGTGTGGCGCATGGGCTTGCGGTCCTGGCCGCTGTGGGACGCACTGGGGAATTTCCTGAACGACGAAGGCGTGCTGGACGCCTATGACGTGATCTTCCTCGATACGCCGCCGGCGCTGGGGTATCTCACCATCAACGCGCTGGCGGCCGCCGACATCCTGCTGGTTCCGCTCGGGGCGTCCTTCCTGGAGTTCGATTCCACCGGGCGGTTCTTCGACATGCTGTACTCCACCTTCGCCTCCATCGAGGAAGGCGAGAACTCCCAGCGGCGCATGTTGGGCATTGAGGAGGTCCAGTTCGAATGGGACGTGGTGCGCGCCGTGATCACCCGGTTCGACGCCTCCCAGCAGACGGACCTTGCCAATGTCATCCATGCCTATATCGGGGATTTCATGAATGCCTACCGGCAGGAATTCACCGCGCTGGTCGGCCAGGCCGGCGAGAGTGTGAACGGCATCTACGAGGCGGATTACCGGGAGTTCAACCGCGAGACCTACCTGCGCGGGCGTGAGGCATTCGACCGGACGTATGCGGAGTTCAAGGAACTGCTGCTCGGTGCCTGGTGGCGTGACCAGCAGATGGCGAAACAGGATGCCGAGAAGGAGGCAGGCCATGGCAAGGCGTAA
- a CDS encoding ParB/RepB/Spo0J family partition protein: protein MARRKRLEAPSAEDLAAFDESFAAKPVSGRPGMAAPIAQVAAEAAREMQPGTAADRERRARVEADASAWRGAMDSGRVLLDLPLDAVRADHITRDRVMVDHEEMEELKASLRAAGQRHPIEVVALGRGSAGEVPVYGLVSGWRRLTALHALRSETGDARFGTVRAILCAAEDAGAAYTAMVVENEVRAQLTPYERGRIAVVAAGQGAFASPEAAVDTIFAAASKAKRSKIRSFALVHEELGDLLAHPAGLSEKAGLHLAQALRQGFAAKLRTVLAEAHESGRTGSAEAEWQVLEAAMAAQAPEPQRPAKGGRPPSLRKLGSRVSLPGGIMAEPVRDAKGFAIRFHGEAMTEALLEDLMMRLATGKPGSGKG, encoded by the coding sequence ATGGCAAGGCGTAAGAGACTGGAGGCGCCGAGCGCCGAGGATCTGGCAGCGTTCGACGAGAGTTTCGCGGCGAAACCGGTGTCAGGCCGCCCCGGCATGGCGGCGCCCATTGCCCAGGTGGCGGCCGAGGCGGCCCGCGAAATGCAGCCCGGAACCGCTGCGGACCGTGAACGCCGGGCGCGGGTGGAGGCGGATGCCTCCGCATGGCGCGGGGCGATGGACAGTGGCCGGGTGCTGCTGGACCTGCCGCTGGACGCCGTGCGCGCGGACCATATCACCCGTGACCGCGTGATGGTGGACCACGAGGAGATGGAGGAGTTGAAGGCGTCGTTGCGCGCCGCCGGGCAGCGACATCCGATCGAGGTGGTGGCTCTGGGCCGCGGTTCCGCCGGTGAGGTACCCGTTTACGGTCTCGTTTCCGGCTGGCGCCGGCTGACGGCCCTGCATGCCCTGCGCTCGGAAACCGGCGATGCCCGGTTCGGCACGGTTCGCGCCATTCTCTGCGCGGCGGAGGATGCTGGCGCGGCCTATACCGCGATGGTGGTGGAGAACGAGGTTCGGGCCCAGCTCACGCCCTATGAGCGCGGACGCATCGCGGTGGTGGCCGCCGGGCAGGGCGCCTTTGCCTCGCCCGAGGCCGCGGTGGACACGATCTTCGCGGCCGCCTCGAAGGCGAAGCGCTCCAAGATCCGGTCCTTCGCGCTGGTGCATGAGGAACTCGGAGACCTGCTGGCGCATCCGGCGGGATTGTCGGAGAAGGCCGGGCTGCACCTGGCGCAGGCGCTCCGCCAGGGTTTCGCGGCGAAACTCCGCACTGTTCTGGCCGAGGCGCATGAGAGCGGGCGGACCGGCTCGGCGGAGGCCGAGTGGCAGGTTCTGGAGGCCGCCATGGCCGCGCAGGCACCGGAGCCCCAGCGCCCGGCGAAGGGCGGCCGCCCGCCCAGCCTGCGGAAGCTCGGCAGCAGGGTGAGCCTGCCCGGCGGCATCATGGCTGAGCCGGTGCGGGACGCGAAGGGATTTGCCATCCGGTTCCACGGCGAGGCGATGACGGAGGCCCTGCTGGAGGACCTGATGATGCGGCTCGCCACCGGGAAACCCGGTTCGGGCAAGGGGTAA
- a CDS encoding S8 family peptidase: MTDDQRRAVLLHDLIFERPGGLRFTQDSPVLSDVWLAYALAPRSRQKLILTLSHDRGAGQAAAQLGAMLGRLRAREADRFPDGTPPVARGRTRISHIPGQISAELHFDELMRLALPLTPWWGETRDQLLRLAHSPAGRRGEAADWTGFPMHGPGRRRDLVEALRLHETGAAPAADTARKLYLQRLPADLLWLVRLAGLIGTAFLDGHALLDEADPTGRALEARMLRRGPDVLRGTPPPGPDAFPAEALVDGFFRIYEAWNTEENLQPEQFIWRVTRNRPVELAVSRSALTVKADAARRLFDVSCREITWAVIDSGIDRAHPAFADTTFPCPRDAPPALADLPSRVVLTLDFTRIRDLLDADLLGSGPADAAQDPAVSEARAALRTDLARRLNAAAPGGLSPAQAEAAAERHMEELRTRIRLNREVDWEALRPLIEEPDPMPPLTDHGTHVAGILGADWIDDIPGEETLPLALRTRVLQGVCPDIRLIDVRVFRDDGQTDEFELLAALQYLRWMNARAGYIAVHGANLSLSLVHEVRRYACGHTPICIECDQAVALGMVIVAAAGNRGFDAGPLEAITLADGFRASTITDPGNAQKVITVGATHRARPHEYGVSYFSSRGPTGDGRMKPDLVAPGEKILGPVPGAVHDRKDGTSMAAPHVSGAAALLMARHDELRGQPDRVKEVLCATATDLGRERYFQGAGLLDTLRALQAL, translated from the coding sequence ATGACCGATGACCAACGCCGCGCCGTCCTCCTGCACGACCTGATCTTCGAGCGCCCCGGCGGGCTGCGCTTCACCCAGGACAGCCCGGTGCTCTCCGACGTGTGGCTGGCCTATGCCCTCGCGCCGCGCAGCCGGCAGAAGCTCATCCTCACCCTGTCGCATGACCGCGGCGCCGGGCAGGCGGCGGCACAGCTCGGCGCCATGCTCGGGCGCCTGCGCGCCCGCGAGGCAGACCGTTTCCCCGACGGCACGCCGCCGGTCGCCCGCGGGCGCACCCGGATCTCGCACATCCCCGGGCAGATTTCCGCCGAGCTGCATTTCGACGAGCTGATGCGGCTGGCCCTGCCGCTCACGCCCTGGTGGGGGGAAACGCGCGACCAGCTGCTGCGGCTCGCGCACTCCCCCGCGGGCCGGCGCGGAGAGGCGGCGGACTGGACCGGCTTCCCGATGCACGGCCCCGGGCGGCGGCGCGACCTCGTGGAGGCCCTGCGCCTGCACGAGACCGGCGCCGCCCCGGCCGCGGACACCGCGCGCAAGCTGTACCTCCAGCGCCTGCCCGCCGACCTGCTGTGGCTGGTCCGGCTCGCCGGGCTGATCGGCACGGCCTTCCTCGATGGCCACGCCCTGCTGGACGAGGCGGACCCCACCGGCCGCGCCCTGGAGGCCCGGATGCTGCGCCGCGGCCCCGACGTGCTGCGCGGCACCCCGCCCCCGGGCCCGGACGCGTTTCCGGCAGAGGCGCTGGTCGACGGGTTCTTCCGCATCTACGAGGCCTGGAACACCGAGGAGAACCTCCAGCCGGAGCAGTTCATCTGGCGGGTGACACGCAACCGGCCGGTTGAACTTGCGGTCTCGCGCTCCGCCCTCACCGTGAAGGCCGACGCGGCGCGGCGGCTGTTCGACGTGAGCTGCCGCGAGATCACCTGGGCGGTGATCGACAGCGGCATCGACAGGGCTCACCCCGCCTTCGCCGACACCACGTTCCCCTGCCCGCGCGACGCGCCGCCCGCACTTGCGGACCTGCCCAGCCGGGTGGTGCTCACCCTCGACTTCACCCGGATCCGCGACCTGCTGGACGCGGACCTGCTCGGCTCCGGCCCCGCCGATGCCGCGCAGGACCCGGCGGTTTCCGAAGCCCGCGCCGCGCTGCGCACGGACCTCGCGCGCCGCCTGAACGCCGCCGCCCCGGGCGGCCTCTCCCCCGCCCAGGCCGAGGCCGCCGCCGAACGCCACATGGAGGAGCTGCGCACCCGCATCCGCCTCAACCGCGAGGTGGACTGGGAGGCCCTGCGCCCGCTGATCGAGGAACCCGACCCCATGCCGCCGCTCACCGACCACGGCACCCATGTGGCCGGCATCCTGGGCGCGGACTGGATCGACGACATCCCCGGCGAGGAGACCCTGCCCCTCGCCCTGCGCACCCGGGTGCTGCAGGGCGTGTGCCCCGACATCCGCCTCATCGATGTCCGGGTGTTCCGCGATGACGGGCAGACGGACGAATTCGAACTGCTCGCCGCCCTGCAATACCTGCGCTGGATGAACGCCCGCGCCGGCTACATCGCCGTGCACGGCGCCAACCTCAGCCTCTCTCTGGTGCACGAAGTGCGACGCTACGCCTGCGGCCACACCCCGATCTGCATCGAGTGCGACCAGGCCGTGGCCCTGGGCATGGTGATCGTGGCGGCGGCCGGGAACCGCGGCTTCGACGCCGGACCGCTGGAGGCGATCACCCTGGCCGACGGCTTCCGCGCCTCCACCATCACCGATCCGGGCAACGCCCAGAAGGTGATCACCGTGGGCGCCACGCACCGCGCCCGGCCGCATGAATACGGGGTCAGCTACTTCTCCAGCCGAGGCCCCACCGGCGACGGCCGCATGAAGCCCGACCTCGTGGCCCCGGGCGAGAAGATCCTCGGCCCCGTGCCCGGCGCCGTGCATGACCGCAAGGACGGCACCTCCATGGCGGCCCCGCACGTGAGCGGCGCCGCCGCCCTGCTCATGGCCCGGCACGACGAGCTGCGCGGCCAGCCGGACCGGGTGAAGGAGGTGCTCTGCGCCACCGCGACCGACCTCGGCCGCGAACGCTACTTCCAGGGCGCGGGGTTGCTCGACACGCTGCGCGCCCTGCAGGCCCTCTGA
- a CDS encoding ComEC/Rec2 family competence protein: protein MSLTLAALPAHHGDALLLSAGSTCVLIDGGPSGVWRRALSPALTGLGRGGPALIDLLMVSHIDADHITGILELTDKLIEDRQSGRPAVARVREAWFNGFTDALALAGPDAARTGSTAAALSSSASPLAGLLPGGTDSRFVLSSVAQGRRLTDALAALAIPRNHGFTDGLALADSRDTDWSCGPLTLRILGPDRAALEALRREWARHLPKILARETARQARAEALASLDRSVFNLSSIVAVAEAGGRRALLTGDARGDMILDGLTAAGFSGPDLHFDILKMPHHGSDRNITEEFLSRVTADHYLVSGDGKHGNPEPGMFEMLFAARRGTRFTLHLTYPLATIRAHRDYAAEDRGKRLAEALTKAPAGCVIEPTDTATGALIEL, encoded by the coding sequence ATGTCGCTCACCCTCGCCGCCCTGCCCGCCCACCACGGAGACGCATTGCTGCTCAGCGCGGGAAGCACTTGCGTGCTGATCGACGGCGGCCCCTCCGGGGTGTGGAGACGCGCCCTCTCCCCCGCCCTCACCGGGCTGGGCCGTGGCGGCCCGGCCCTGATCGACCTGCTCATGGTCTCGCACATCGACGCGGACCACATCACCGGCATCCTCGAGCTCACCGACAAGCTCATCGAGGACCGGCAGAGCGGACGCCCCGCCGTGGCCCGGGTGCGCGAAGCCTGGTTCAACGGCTTCACCGACGCGCTGGCCCTCGCCGGCCCCGACGCAGCACGCACCGGTTCCACCGCCGCCGCGCTCAGCAGCTCCGCAAGCCCGCTCGCCGGCCTGCTGCCCGGCGGAACCGACAGCCGCTTCGTGCTCTCCAGCGTCGCACAGGGCCGCCGCCTCACCGACGCCCTCGCCGCGCTCGCCATCCCGCGCAACCACGGCTTCACCGATGGCCTCGCCCTCGCCGACAGCCGCGATACCGACTGGAGCTGCGGCCCGCTCACCCTGCGCATCCTCGGGCCGGACCGCGCGGCCCTCGAGGCGCTGCGCCGCGAATGGGCCCGGCATCTGCCGAAGATCCTCGCCCGGGAAACCGCGCGACAGGCCCGCGCCGAGGCGCTCGCCAGCCTGGACCGCTCGGTGTTCAACCTCTCCAGCATCGTGGCCGTTGCCGAAGCCGGCGGCAGGCGCGCCCTGCTCACCGGCGACGCGCGCGGCGACATGATCCTGGACGGGCTCACCGCGGCCGGCTTCTCCGGTCCGGACCTGCATTTCGACATCCTGAAGATGCCGCATCACGGCTCGGACCGGAACATCACCGAGGAGTTTCTCAGCCGCGTCACCGCCGACCATTATCTGGTCAGCGGCGACGGCAAGCACGGCAATCCCGAACCCGGCATGTTCGAAATGCTCTTCGCCGCGCGCCGCGGCACCCGTTTCACCCTGCACCTCACCTACCCGCTCGCGACCATCAGGGCCCACCGGGACTACGCGGCGGAGGACCGGGGCAAACGCCTGGCGGAGGCGCTGACGAAAGCCCCCGCCGGATGCGTCATCGAACCGACCGATACCGCCACCGGTGCCTTGATCGAGCTCTGA
- a CDS encoding DMT family transporter: MPTVPVAILTTIAAGLCLSLMDSIGKHLAEGLNVVEAVWARYAGHTVAITLYLLRHSGLSFLHTRRPGLQFARAATLFAATLLMYTSLTYVPLADATAIQFLAPVLVTLWSALFLGERIGIHRILAVLAGFIGVVIIVAPGISLDTPALLLPLGVAFAVSFYFILTRMLAYPEEQDFTQFATTALGALVLSCALPFVWETPGLTDVALMCAIGMVGALGHFLLITAFSMASASLLSPYLYSQVFGSALISVTWFGDPLSPTMLAGTSLLVGSGLYIWWRENRRAL; this comes from the coding sequence GTGCCGACCGTTCCTGTCGCCATCCTGACGACCATTGCCGCGGGCCTGTGCCTGTCGCTGATGGATTCGATCGGCAAGCACCTGGCCGAAGGGCTGAACGTGGTCGAGGCGGTCTGGGCGCGGTATGCCGGCCACACGGTGGCCATCACCCTCTACCTGCTGCGCCACTCCGGCCTCTCCTTCCTGCACACCCGGCGCCCCGGGCTGCAGTTCGCCCGGGCCGCGACGCTCTTCGCCGCCACGCTGCTGATGTACACCTCGCTCACCTACGTGCCGCTGGCCGACGCGACCGCGATCCAGTTCCTTGCCCCGGTGCTGGTCACGCTGTGGTCCGCGCTGTTCCTGGGCGAGCGTATCGGCATCCACCGCATCCTCGCGGTGCTGGCGGGTTTCATCGGGGTGGTGATCATCGTCGCGCCGGGGATCTCGCTCGACACGCCGGCACTGCTGTTGCCGCTGGGCGTGGCCTTCGCCGTGTCCTTCTACTTCATCCTCACCCGGATGCTCGCCTACCCGGAAGAGCAGGATTTCACCCAGTTCGCCACCACGGCCCTGGGCGCGCTGGTTCTGAGCTGCGCCCTGCCCTTCGTCTGGGAAACCCCGGGCCTCACCGACGTGGCGCTGATGTGCGCCATCGGCATGGTCGGCGCGCTGGGGCACTTCCTGCTCATCACCGCCTTCTCCATGGCCAGCGCGTCACTGCTCTCCCCCTATCTCTACAGCCAGGTCTTCGGCTCGGCGCTGATCAGCGTGACCTGGTTCGGCGACCCGCTCTCTCCGACGATGCTGGCGGGAACCTCGCTGCTGGTGGGCAGCGGCCTCTACATCTGGTGGCGCGAGAACCGGCGCGCCCTCTGA